The following proteins are encoded in a genomic region of Synechococcus sp. CBW1002:
- a CDS encoding transposase: MIKPADWPEGKNWGTLTIDASCTPADITYPRDLRLLNEARTTTERVIDDLCTQSSGFRRHRPRYDRGLARAHFLRVAKQKRPRRRKVKAAIKHQLGYVRQNLKAIDALIGRGARLSELKRHWWQKLLACSELERQQGLLLASQTNSIPDRLVNLVQTHIRPMVRGKARAAVEFGAKISVSVQNGFPFLHRISWNPYNEGEDLIAQAEKYKLDTGSYPERICADRIYITAKNRHFCMRNGIRLSGKRLGRPPKDPDVTTAHKQQLRSDQARRNEVEGVFGSGKRKYSLDLIMARLPAGAESSISMAFVVMCAEKVLRLLRLFFALLFGWIYSFLMAWSAIRAPAVICKPAF, encoded by the coding sequence TTGATCAAGCCTGCTGACTGGCCAGAAGGAAAGAATTGGGGCACTCTCACGATTGATGCCAGTTGCACTCCTGCCGACATTACCTATCCCAGAGACCTCAGGCTCCTCAACGAGGCTCGCACAACGACCGAGCGAGTCATTGATGATCTGTGCACTCAGTCATCGGGATTCAGGAGACATCGACCTCGCTACGACCGTGGCCTTGCTCGTGCTCATTTCCTGAGAGTGGCGAAGCAAAAACGGCCACGCCGCCGAAAAGTGAAGGCTGCCATTAAACATCAGCTTGGATATGTGCGGCAGAATCTCAAAGCCATTGATGCTCTGATCGGCCGTGGGGCAAGGCTTTCTGAGCTCAAGAGGCATTGGTGGCAGAAGTTGTTGGCCTGCAGCGAGTTGGAGCGGCAGCAGGGCCTTCTGCTCGCCTCTCAGACCAACAGCATTCCAGACCGCCTGGTGAACCTTGTGCAGACCCATATCCGCCCAATGGTGCGAGGCAAAGCACGTGCTGCGGTGGAGTTTGGTGCCAAAATCAGTGTTTCGGTTCAAAACGGCTTTCCGTTCTTGCACCGCATCAGCTGGAACCCCTACAACGAAGGAGAAGACCTGATCGCTCAGGCGGAAAAATACAAGCTGGATACAGGATCTTACCCAGAGCGCATCTGCGCCGACCGGATTTATATCACGGCCAAGAATAGGCATTTCTGCATGAGGAACGGTATTCGTCTCTCCGGCAAGCGATTGGGCCGCCCGCCCAAGGATCCTGATGTCACCACTGCACACAAGCAGCAGCTCCGATCTGATCAAGCTCGACGCAATGAAGTGGAAGGCGTCTTTGGCTCTGGAAAGCGCAAGTATTCCCTGGATCTGATCATGGCTCGTCTACCAGCTGGTGCCGAATCCTCCATCTCGATGGCCTTTGTCGTGATGTGCGCGGAAAAGGTCTTGAGGCTGCTGCGCCTCTTTTTTGCCCTTCTTTTTGGGTGGATCTACAGCTTTCTTATGGCCTGGTCAGCGATCAGAGCGCCTGCGGTCATCTGCAAGCCAGCCTTTTGA
- a CDS encoding IS110 family transposase, with protein MGEPISAGKRRARLKVINPRSAGIDVGSRFHVVAVPVELDPNPVRKFSSFTKDLIALAEWLLAVGISTIAMESTGIYWVPLYEILSGKGIDVFLVNARHAKNVPGRKTDINDAQWLQQLHSYGLVRASFRPDQKITELRSYLRQRDQLVRYRSSHQQHIQKALMLMNLQLHHVVRDISGLTGRRIIDAILSGERDPERLASLRDRRCKESAATIAAALEGNYQDDHLFSLKIAVELFDTYSEKIRACELAAQSLMTELAGSDYQDPGSQPGEYPFRSRDSSQRTSGLLNP; from the coding sequence ATGGGAGAACCAATTTCAGCAGGCAAGCGCCGAGCTCGTCTGAAAGTCATTAACCCTCGTTCCGCTGGAATTGATGTCGGCAGTAGATTCCACGTTGTTGCTGTTCCTGTCGAGCTTGATCCGAATCCCGTCCGCAAGTTTTCAAGCTTCACAAAGGATCTAATCGCACTCGCCGAATGGCTGCTGGCAGTTGGAATTAGCACCATTGCCATGGAGTCCACTGGAATCTACTGGGTTCCGCTTTACGAGATTCTCTCTGGCAAAGGCATTGACGTCTTTCTTGTTAATGCCAGGCACGCCAAGAATGTTCCGGGCCGCAAGACGGATATCAACGATGCACAATGGCTTCAGCAGCTCCACAGCTACGGCCTGGTGAGAGCAAGCTTTCGTCCAGACCAAAAAATCACAGAACTACGCTCATATCTGCGGCAGCGTGATCAACTTGTTCGATACCGCTCGTCTCATCAGCAACACATCCAGAAGGCGCTGATGCTTATGAATCTTCAGCTTCATCATGTTGTCAGAGATATCAGCGGACTAACCGGTAGGCGAATCATCGATGCCATACTTTCAGGTGAGAGGGACCCCGAAAGACTCGCTTCTCTCCGAGACAGACGCTGCAAGGAGAGCGCGGCAACAATTGCGGCTGCTCTTGAGGGGAACTACCAAGACGATCACTTGTTCTCTTTGAAGATCGCAGTTGAGCTCTTTGACACCTATTCAGAGAAGATCAGGGCCTGCGAGCTTGCGGCACAATCATTGATGACAGAGCTTGCCGGCTCGGACTATCAAGATCCAGGCAGTCAACCTGGGGAGTACCCGTTCAGGAGTCGGGACAGCTCGCAACGAACATCGGGCTTGCTGAACCCTTGA